In the Spirochaetota bacterium genome, one interval contains:
- a CDS encoding helix-turn-helix transcriptional regulator, protein MPKDMMNTKEVAEYLGIHEKQVYSLIKSGRIPCTRITGKWIFPKHIIDEWITSHAQHGTTGTEGKTKTPEGYIMSAGSNDPILDILLSYMKQSHPGFYIFTCSIGSTKGLCMLGERKIDVAWCHLLDPKTGDYNIPYLADYIQDMKVAVVHLFYRELGFILSPQAKLNVTEFSDLTAKGVEFVNRQEGSGTRVLLDYHLQRTDIDPHLINGYERVVHTHFEVGLAVLSGEANIGIATVAISNLFGLPFVPLVRESFDMVLSQETFFLKGLQAFIDTLKTEEFRKIVKPLGNYDFSESGKIIHSVS, encoded by the coding sequence ATGCCCAAGGATATGATGAACACAAAGGAAGTGGCGGAGTATCTCGGAATTCACGAGAAACAGGTTTATTCGCTAATAAAGTCCGGCAGAATCCCCTGCACACGCATTACAGGCAAATGGATATTTCCAAAGCACATTATCGATGAATGGATCACATCACATGCCCAACATGGGACAACAGGCACAGAGGGAAAGACTAAAACCCCTGAGGGATACATAATGTCTGCCGGTAGCAATGATCCGATCCTTGATATTCTTTTGAGCTATATGAAACAGTCTCATCCTGGTTTTTACATATTCACCTGTAGTATTGGAAGCACCAAGGGTCTATGTATGCTGGGCGAAAGGAAAATTGACGTTGCCTGGTGTCACCTGCTAGATCCCAAAACCGGCGATTACAACATTCCATATTTAGCAGATTATATTCAGGATATGAAGGTCGCAGTGGTGCATCTTTTCTATAGAGAACTCGGTTTTATCCTCTCTCCACAGGCAAAATTAAATGTAACCGAATTTAGTGATCTCACAGCTAAGGGCGTGGAGTTTGTCAATCGACAGGAGGGATCAGGCACCCGAGTGCTGCTCGATTATCATTTGCAGCGGACGGATATTGATCCCCATCTGATAAATGGCTATGAGCGTGTGGTACATACACACTTTGAAGTGGGACTCGCTGTGTTGTCAGGCGAGGCAAATATTGGCATTGCGACTGTAGCTATATCAAATCTATTCGGCCTGCCCTTTGTTCCTTTAGTACGGGAAAGCTTTGATATGGTTCTTTCGCAAGAAACATTTTTCCTAAAGGGCCTACAGGCATTCATTGACACCCTTAAAACAGAGGAATTCAGAAAAATCGTTAAGCCCCTTGGCAATTACGATTTCAGTGAATCTGGGAAAATCATACACTCCGTATCCTAG
- a CDS encoding CoA transferase: MAITKGPLCGIRILDMSQAHAGPFGTMLLGDLGAEIIKIESPLGDILRYGEKEVNPINYYVLTLNRNKKGIVLDLGSEKGKKAFYDLVKKSDVVFSNFRADVPKRQGSDFETLKEINPNIIRCNISGYGPTGPYVKYPSFDIIACGHSGILSLSGEPDRPPVIPGGIAMADMMGGIFAVLSILAALISRDKDGKGVKAEVNLLDSLILMQKVLFQNYFASGNLPGLQGRRHHMMQTYGVHDTKDGYMTIGPGSEDKLVELVGLDWMFKDPKFDNMMNRILNAEEFREHFANALKKKNTDEWVNIFRDENDIPSGPVLSYEQVANDPQVEHNNMIIEMEIKGQKYKTIGPVFKMENELEGDPEPAPDLGQHTKEVLMDILNYSDEQIQQVEAENEAGVERLMNRNLKRVKR, from the coding sequence ATGGCAATAACGAAAGGCCCATTGTGCGGCATTAGGATTCTCGACATGAGTCAAGCTCATGCTGGACCCTTTGGAACTATGCTTTTAGGAGATCTTGGAGCAGAGATCATAAAAATTGAATCCCCGCTGGGAGATATATTGAGATATGGTGAAAAAGAGGTAAATCCGATAAACTACTATGTTTTAACACTTAATCGGAATAAGAAGGGCATTGTATTAGACCTTGGAAGCGAAAAGGGGAAGAAGGCATTTTATGACTTGGTAAAAAAATCAGATGTGGTTTTTTCTAATTTTCGGGCAGATGTTCCTAAGAGGCAGGGGAGTGACTTCGAAACCCTGAAGGAGATCAATCCCAATATTATAAGATGCAACATCTCTGGATATGGCCCGACTGGACCATACGTCAAGTACCCCTCCTTTGATATAATAGCCTGCGGTCACAGCGGAATTCTAAGCCTCTCTGGGGAACCCGATAGACCCCCAGTAATCCCAGGCGGCATAGCAATGGCTGATATGATGGGCGGCATCTTTGCTGTGCTATCTATCCTAGCTGCGCTAATAAGTAGAGATAAAGATGGGAAGGGTGTCAAGGCAGAGGTTAATCTTCTGGATTCACTTATACTCATGCAAAAGGTTCTCTTCCAGAACTATTTTGCCAGCGGCAATCTCCCAGGGCTTCAGGGGAGAAGACATCATATGATGCAAACCTATGGCGTTCATGACACAAAGGATGGATATATGACAATTGGACCTGGAAGCGAGGATAAGTTGGTAGAGTTGGTGGGTCTTGATTGGATGTTTAAGGATCCGAAATTCGATAATATGATGAATAGAATTCTCAATGCGGAGGAATTCAGGGAACATTTTGCCAATGCCCTGAAAAAGAAGAACACCGATGAGTGGGTAAATATATTTCGGGATGAAAACGATATACCCTCAGGGCCTGTTCTGAGTTATGAACAGGTTGCCAATGATCCTCAGGTTGAGCATAATAATATGATAATTGAGATGGAGATCAAGGGGCAAAAATATAAAACCATTGGTCCTGTATTCAAGATGGAAAATGAGCTGGAGGGAGATCCGGAGCCGGCTCCAGATTTGGGACAGCATACAAAAGAGGTCTTAATGGATATATTGAACTATTCTGATGAGCAAATACAGCAGGTTGAGGCAGAAAATGAAGCTGGAGTAGAGAGATTGATGAACCGCAATCTAAAAAGGGTAAAAAGATAA
- a CDS encoding MATE family efflux transporter has product MTVNKECVNTMENISNSEIKNMFQGRIWPVTLKLTIPIAISNLLAYLYLITDTFFITQIDPSSTALLSGPALVFPFFFLFMSLGIGLTVGVSTLIARGIGENNKRIIDNTADTGLFISSIIAFFIITFGYSFAHEIIHLLAGTELTVDAIQYGLDYYYYLLPGLGMMLFAYVFFGLLQGEGLTKNIAIASIIAFVSNMILDPLLIFGFKMEVAGAALASTISYAIAGVYVIQLFITKKSCVPIHWNLFKTRKTIIYHIIRIGFPESLSMLSMSITFIFLNNIVSSIDEVAMNSWSLCSRTDQILLIPAIAVSSSTITMIGQNYGRKNIRRLINIYKFNVMFALSIVLFLAFVYNLAARPLFGFFTTVQEVIEGAVLQIRYISFTYIGISTIAISGATFQATGRPLPALLIRLIQIGLITIPLAFLSVKFLQMGMVGIFISIATGHMLLLIISWFWTDLHLKNLEHRTLDYLD; this is encoded by the coding sequence ATGACAGTAAATAAGGAGTGTGTCAATACCATGGAGAATATCTCAAATAGTGAAATTAAGAATATGTTTCAGGGAAGGATATGGCCTGTGACATTAAAACTTACAATACCAATAGCAATAAGCAATCTACTAGCATACCTATACCTGATAACAGACACATTCTTCATCACACAGATTGACCCCTCATCAACTGCCCTTCTCAGTGGTCCTGCGCTTGTTTTCCCCTTTTTCTTTTTATTTATGTCATTAGGCATAGGCCTCACAGTGGGGGTAAGTACCCTTATTGCGAGGGGCATCGGGGAAAATAATAAAAGGATAATTGATAATACTGCGGATACAGGGCTCTTCATCTCTTCAATTATTGCATTCTTTATAATTACCTTCGGATATTCATTTGCACATGAAATCATCCATCTCCTTGCGGGAACAGAATTAACCGTTGATGCTATACAGTATGGGCTTGATTATTATTATTATCTGCTTCCGGGTCTTGGGATGATGCTCTTCGCATATGTATTTTTTGGCCTTCTCCAGGGGGAAGGATTAACCAAGAATATTGCCATAGCCTCAATTATTGCGTTTGTGTCAAATATGATACTCGATCCCCTTCTTATTTTTGGATTTAAAATGGAGGTGGCTGGCGCTGCACTAGCCTCTACAATCTCCTATGCCATTGCCGGGGTATATGTGATTCAGCTTTTCATTACAAAAAAATCATGCGTTCCTATTCATTGGAATCTATTTAAAACTAGAAAAACAATTATATACCATATTATTCGTATTGGATTTCCTGAATCCCTCAGCATGCTCTCTATGTCCATCACATTTATCTTTCTGAATAATATAGTAAGCTCAATTGATGAAGTGGCTATGAACTCCTGGTCTCTTTGCAGCAGAACTGATCAAATATTGCTTATCCCGGCGATAGCTGTATCTTCTTCCACTATCACAATGATCGGACAGAATTATGGAAGAAAGAATATAAGGAGATTGATCAATATTTATAAATTTAATGTTATGTTTGCCTTATCTATTGTATTATTCCTGGCCTTTGTCTACAATTTAGCTGCTCGTCCATTATTCGGTTTTTTTACAACGGTTCAGGAGGTAATTGAGGGGGCTGTTTTACAGATAAGATATATTTCATTTACCTATATCGGCATCTCCACTATCGCTATATCCGGAGCCACCTTTCAAGCCACAGGAAGGCCCCTGCCGGCCCTCTTAATACGATTGATCCAAATAGGACTAATTACAATACCCCTGGCATTCTTATCAGTAAAATTTTTGCAGATGGGAATGGTTGGCATCTTCATAAGCATCGCCACAGGGCATATGCTTTTATTGATTATATCGTGGTTTTGGACAGATCTACATTTAAAAAATTTAGAACACAGAACTTTGGATTATTTGGATTAA
- the recG gene encoding ATP-dependent DNA helicase RecG gives MLNSNVQFLRGIGQKRADILRSEVGIETIEDLLYFAPRKYIDRSAFKAIKDSFVNETVTIAGTIKSVRVLGRNRKFLEVEITDDTDSLCGIFFQGLQYLRGIFNLGDYVLFSGRIDFYRKKQIVHPDFDFIDIDSQIQSIHTGRIVPLYRSTQKLKRYGLDSKGFRRIIRDAIDSHLFYIEDPLDASLLLRLQLNPLQEAIFSLHFPDSMEKAEQARKRLSYNELFFLQYYLAISRKYSREELRIIKNNIDTSLFNKLISSLPFELTVDQVKAIEEIKRDIENPYPMNRLLQGDVGCGKTVVAMAASMLVIGRDEQVAFMAPTELLANQHLDIFEKLLPSDVKISLLTGAIPKSEKGELYSSISNGETDIVIGTHAIIQEGVTFHNLGLIIIDEQHRFGVNQRAKLRGKGEHTDLIIMTATPIPRSLSLTLYGDLDVTYIKEKPKNRLAIKTLSLPESRLGGVYASVEKYINQGRQAYFVLPLIEESEKVDIKSAIEVYEHLKENIFPHRRIEILHGRMSPEERGVIMHCFKDGEIDILVATTVIEVGIDVPNANIIVIEHAERFGLSTLHQLRGRVGRGIHQSFCVLTYPDNISQVSKKRINSIASMDDGFKIAEEDLKIRGSGEIIGIRQHGHSIGFEFSDLHRDVDLILSAKREAERVVSEIEDVHTLLIKLEDNLQFSPIMKGIRTKRILSILS, from the coding sequence TTGCTCAACAGCAACGTTCAGTTTTTAAGGGGAATAGGTCAGAAAAGGGCCGACATTCTTAGGAGCGAGGTTGGGATAGAAACAATTGAAGACCTCTTATACTTTGCTCCAAGGAAATATATTGACAGGTCTGCATTCAAAGCAATAAAAGACTCCTTTGTCAATGAGACTGTCACTATCGCTGGCACAATCAAGAGTGTAAGGGTCCTTGGTAGAAACAGAAAATTTCTTGAAGTGGAAATTACCGATGACACTGACTCCCTTTGCGGCATCTTTTTTCAAGGATTGCAATATTTAAGGGGCATTTTTAATTTAGGGGATTACGTTCTTTTCTCTGGGAGAATAGATTTTTATAGAAAGAAGCAGATTGTTCATCCCGATTTTGACTTCATTGATATAGACTCTCAGATACAATCCATCCATACTGGAAGGATTGTACCGCTATACAGATCTACTCAAAAGCTAAAGAGATACGGTCTTGATTCAAAGGGTTTCAGGAGAATAATCAGGGATGCTATCGATTCACACCTATTCTACATTGAGGATCCTCTCGATGCATCTCTACTCTTAAGGCTTCAGCTTAACCCCCTTCAGGAGGCCATCTTTTCCCTGCATTTCCCGGATTCGATGGAGAAGGCTGAACAAGCAAGGAAAAGACTCTCCTATAATGAATTATTTTTCCTGCAATATTATCTGGCCATTTCTAGAAAGTATTCAAGGGAAGAATTGAGGATAATTAAGAATAATATTGATACTTCTCTATTCAATAAACTTATATCAAGCCTGCCATTCGAGCTGACTGTTGATCAAGTGAAGGCCATTGAGGAGATAAAGAGGGATATTGAGAATCCCTACCCCATGAACAGGCTACTCCAGGGGGATGTTGGGTGCGGGAAAACCGTGGTTGCGATGGCTGCATCTATGCTCGTGATCGGAAGGGATGAACAGGTTGCTTTCATGGCGCCTACGGAACTATTAGCAAATCAGCATCTTGATATTTTTGAAAAATTACTGCCCTCGGATGTAAAGATATCACTTTTAACCGGAGCGATACCTAAATCTGAGAAAGGGGAGCTATACAGTTCAATCTCCAATGGTGAAACTGATATTGTTATTGGCACACATGCCATTATTCAGGAGGGTGTTACCTTTCATAACCTGGGGCTTATTATCATTGATGAGCAGCATAGATTCGGTGTAAATCAGAGGGCAAAGTTGAGGGGGAAGGGGGAGCATACAGATCTGATTATTATGACTGCAACACCCATCCCGCGATCCCTTTCATTAACACTCTATGGCGATCTCGATGTGACATATATTAAGGAAAAGCCAAAAAACAGGCTCGCTATTAAAACCCTTTCCCTCCCTGAGTCCAGATTAGGGGGGGTTTATGCCTCTGTTGAGAAATATATCAATCAGGGAAGACAGGCATATTTTGTATTGCCCCTTATTGAGGAATCAGAAAAGGTTGATATTAAATCCGCAATTGAGGTGTATGAACATCTTAAGGAAAACATATTCCCGCATAGAAGAATTGAGATACTTCATGGAAGGATGTCACCTGAGGAGAGGGGCGTGATAATGCATTGTTTTAAGGATGGGGAGATCGACATACTGGTTGCCACAACTGTCATCGAAGTGGGGATTGATGTGCCAAACGCCAATATAATAGTAATTGAACATGCGGAGAGATTCGGCCTTTCAACTCTTCATCAATTGAGGGGGCGTGTGGGAAGGGGGATTCATCAATCATTTTGCGTTCTCACCTATCCGGATAACATATCTCAGGTGAGTAAAAAAAGAATAAACTCCATAGCGTCTATGGATGATGGATTTAAAATAGCTGAAGAAGATTTAAAAATTAGGGGTAGCGGTGAGATCATAGGGATTAGGCAGCATGGACATTCGATAGGATTTGAATTCTCCGATCTACATAGAGATGTTGACCTCATCCTATCAGCAAAGAGAGAAGCGGAAAGGGTTGTATCAGAAATAGAGGATGTTCATACTTTGCTCATCAAATTAGAGGATAATCTTCAATTCTCGCCTATTATGAAAGGAATCAGAACAAAAAGGATTCTGTCTATCCTATCATAG
- a CDS encoding methyltransferase domain-containing protein: METQDYELVLPEIDENIEQDEEWLIINYGERQERVKFHDYGAIYNIPGLYEELFYEQLHCKSPTVVCDLLNNTIEEMDNSINDLRVLDFGAGNGMVGDILKSEGCDLLVGVDILPEAKNAALRDRPNIYDNYHVMDFSNLNEVDTNVLEQYNFNTLISVAALGFGDISPIAFLNAYNLIEDDGIVVFNIKNKFLSDDDESGYKDIIDSINDEYISIHHKEEYCHRLSLDGRELYYTAIVCSKIKNVDFEEIVQ; the protein is encoded by the coding sequence ATGGAGACACAAGATTATGAATTAGTATTACCAGAGATTGATGAAAATATTGAACAGGATGAAGAATGGTTGATAATAAACTATGGAGAGAGACAGGAGCGGGTAAAATTCCACGATTATGGCGCAATTTATAATATTCCAGGTCTATATGAAGAATTATTCTATGAACAGCTTCATTGCAAATCCCCTACAGTGGTGTGCGACCTTTTAAACAATACAATTGAAGAAATGGACAACAGTATAAATGATCTTAGAGTTCTTGATTTTGGGGCCGGGAATGGGATGGTCGGAGATATTTTGAAGTCTGAAGGATGTGATCTGTTAGTTGGAGTAGATATTCTGCCAGAAGCCAAAAACGCTGCCTTAAGGGATCGGCCAAATATCTATGATAATTATCATGTAATGGACTTCTCCAATCTCAATGAGGTTGATACAAATGTTTTAGAACAATATAACTTTAATACTCTCATCTCTGTTGCGGCCCTCGGATTTGGAGATATCTCCCCTATTGCATTTCTCAATGCATATAATTTAATCGAGGATGATGGAATAGTTGTATTTAATATTAAAAATAAATTTTTATCGGATGATGATGAAAGTGGATATAAAGATATCATCGATAGTATTAACGATGAATATATTTCCATCCACCATAAAGAGGAATATTGTCATAGGTTATCCCTTGATGGCAGGGAACTCTATTATACAGCGATTGTATGTTCAAAAATAAAAAATGTAGATTTTGAAGAGATTGTGCAGTAA
- a CDS encoding CoA transferase yields MPITKGPLNGIRVLDLTQAHAGPFGTLLLGDLGAEIIKVEPPTGEFMRMGDPKVHVSHSYIIGLNRNKKSISLDLKGEIGRKTFYELVKKSDIVFSNYRADVPKRQGSDFDTLKKINPGIIRLNISGYGETGPYIAYPSFDIIACGHSGILSISGEPGRAPVIPGGIALADMMGGIFGCMSVLAALVKRNRDGKGMKLEINLLDGLLVMQQVMFQLYFLSGNEPGHQGRRHMMAAGYGIYDTKDGYITIAPIDLERVLKLIGLEYVLSDPLYDSSEKRLANKKGLDQLIEKAFLEKTTEEWLKILRDENDIASGPVLNLDDVINDPQVKHNKMIIEMALKGEKYNTVGSLFRLYNEDGSLIEGNPEPPPDLNQDIEDVLSEVLGYSGDQIDELITETQSGLKRTQERVKSMTLLTEDDIAEAEKTKNQNN; encoded by the coding sequence ATGCCAATCACAAAAGGGCCGTTAAACGGTATCAGAGTATTAGATTTGACTCAGGCTCATGCAGGTCCCTTTGGCACCCTGCTTTTAGGGGATCTTGGGGCTGAAATAATAAAGGTGGAGCCACCTACAGGTGAATTCATGAGAATGGGAGATCCTAAGGTACATGTTTCGCATTCCTACATAATAGGACTCAATCGCAATAAGAAGAGTATATCATTAGATTTAAAGGGTGAAATAGGCAGAAAGACCTTCTACGAATTAGTGAAGAAATCTGATATAGTCTTTTCAAATTATCGAGCTGATGTGCCCAAGAGACAGGGAAGCGATTTTGATACCCTTAAGAAGATAAACCCAGGTATTATCCGTCTTAATATTTCGGGTTATGGTGAGACGGGACCCTATATTGCTTATCCCTCCTTTGACATCATCGCATGCGGGCATAGCGGAATTTTGAGCATATCTGGAGAGCCTGGAAGGGCTCCGGTAATACCCGGCGGTATAGCATTAGCTGATATGATGGGCGGTATCTTTGGGTGCATGTCCGTATTAGCCGCCCTTGTGAAGAGGAATAGGGATGGCAAGGGGATGAAACTGGAAATAAACCTTCTTGATGGGCTTTTGGTTATGCAACAGGTTATGTTTCAACTCTATTTCCTATCAGGGAATGAGCCTGGCCATCAGGGGAGAAGACATATGATGGCTGCCGGATATGGGATATATGATACAAAGGATGGATATATAACCATAGCTCCAATTGATTTGGAGAGGGTGCTTAAGCTCATTGGACTGGAGTATGTGTTGAGCGATCCGCTTTATGATTCCTCTGAAAAGAGATTAGCCAACAAAAAGGGATTGGATCAATTGATTGAAAAGGCCTTCCTTGAGAAAACGACTGAAGAATGGCTTAAAATCTTGCGTGATGAAAACGATATAGCCTCAGGGCCTGTGCTCAATCTAGATGATGTGATTAATGATCCCCAGGTTAAGCATAATAAGATGATTATTGAAATGGCGCTTAAGGGGGAAAAATACAATACTGTAGGCTCTCTTTTTAGGTTATATAATGAAGACGGGAGTCTAATTGAGGGTAATCCTGAACCGCCTCCTGATTTGAATCAGGATATTGAAGATGTATTGAGTGAGGTATTAGGATATTCTGGCGATCAAATTGATGAATTAATTACTGAGACTCAATCAGGTCTAAAGAGAACGCAGGAGCGCGTAAAGAGCATGACCCTGCTCACAGAAGATGACATTGCAGAGGCGGAGAAGACAAAAAATCAAAATAATTAA
- a CDS encoding carbohydrate kinase family protein, with translation MNYPEIIVFGRNCIDYIAIVDEFPREDQKVPLEFRLEEAGGQGGTSSCCISRLGGSVAYIGKVGDDEVGRFCLNRLKDFRVNTKYIEIVKKGRTPIAYVFVTKSNGKRTIIYDHSTLPIIEITKSIEEILSKARVVLLDPEVTYLAKVLRPLAEDRFRIIYDCERWRDGITDIMEVADYFVPTADFLDSKELPFDNKSFFDKIFRLKEMLKGEIIVTKGIEGAYYIKNKSLYHVPAIKIRIKDTIGAGDNFHAALAYAINRDYTLDMAVKLSVTVASLSCREYGGRNGIPNLTEAIKIAEDIEERLV, from the coding sequence ATGAATTATCCGGAGATTATAGTCTTTGGCCGCAATTGCATTGATTATATTGCGATAGTTGATGAATTTCCCAGGGAGGATCAGAAGGTTCCCCTTGAATTCAGATTAGAGGAAGCCGGAGGACAGGGTGGCACTTCATCCTGCTGCATCTCTAGGCTTGGTGGATCAGTTGCCTATATTGGGAAGGTCGGTGATGATGAGGTTGGAAGATTCTGTTTAAACCGCCTGAAGGACTTTCGTGTTAATACAAAATATATTGAGATAGTAAAGAAGGGAAGAACCCCCATCGCTTATGTATTTGTGACAAAATCGAATGGCAAGAGAACGATAATCTATGATCATTCCACCCTTCCCATAATAGAGATTACGAAGAGTATCGAGGAAATACTATCTAAAGCCAGGGTAGTATTGCTTGATCCGGAGGTGACTTATCTTGCCAAGGTGTTAAGGCCCTTGGCTGAGGATAGGTTTAGGATTATCTATGATTGCGAGAGATGGCGGGATGGCATAACTGACATCATGGAGGTTGCTGATTACTTTGTCCCAACCGCAGACTTCCTTGACTCAAAAGAGCTACCCTTTGATAATAAATCATTCTTTGATAAGATATTCAGGCTAAAGGAGATGTTGAAGGGAGAGATAATAGTGACAAAGGGCATTGAGGGCGCCTACTATATAAAGAACAAGAGTCTTTACCATGTCCCAGCCATCAAAATTCGGATTAAGGATACTATTGGGGCCGGCGACAACTTTCATGCAGCTTTGGCTTATGCCATAAACAGGGATTATACCTTGGATATGGCGGTTAAGCTTTCTGTAACCGTGGCCTCACTCTCCTGTAGAGAATACGGAGGCAGGAATGGGATTCCAAATTTAACGGAAGCTATAAAAATAGCTGAAGATATTGAAGAGAGGTTAGTGTAG
- a CDS encoding class I SAM-dependent methyltransferase: MPFVEKEYTFSDSSIYSQLKDHCPLCGGKEIELKYIIDKYNPFFRVDRCRLCGFIFMNPAFQESIIEDFYSEDYYKCGRDYSYYDERELERYAGYVWEKRIEIIRGHAAKGNLLDIGSAFGGFLKLASQYFSPYGIELSEYAGTYAKGLFGNNIHIGSLYDNPFKEKFFSVITMIELIEHLADPVTAIRECYRLLKGGGLLVIQTANMDGLQARVLGDRYAYYMPVHLSYFTKKNLTSLLKWQGFSRIITFHPVEFGLLPKLLKSRYYFKSYTDYHKWFRISFYHYISKIRYRDSSITSSMVIYAFK; this comes from the coding sequence ATGCCTTTTGTAGAAAAAGAATATACCTTCTCAGATTCATCGATATACAGTCAATTAAAGGACCATTGTCCCCTTTGCGGCGGGAAAGAGATTGAACTCAAATACATAATAGATAAATATAATCCTTTTTTTAGGGTCGATAGATGCAGATTATGTGGCTTCATCTTTATGAATCCCGCCTTTCAAGAGAGCATAATCGAGGATTTCTATAGTGAGGATTATTATAAATGTGGAAGGGATTATTCCTACTATGATGAGAGGGAGTTGGAAAGATATGCCGGCTATGTGTGGGAAAAGAGGATTGAAATAATAAGAGGGCATGCAGCCAAGGGCAATTTACTTGACATAGGCTCCGCTTTTGGCGGATTCCTAAAATTAGCCTCACAATACTTCTCCCCCTATGGTATAGAGCTATCGGAGTATGCTGGAACATACGCAAAGGGCCTTTTTGGTAATAATATTCATATTGGCAGCCTATATGATAATCCCTTTAAAGAAAAATTCTTTTCAGTTATCACCATGATAGAACTCATAGAGCATCTTGCAGATCCAGTAACAGCTATTAGGGAATGTTACAGGCTACTGAAAGGTGGCGGGCTGCTTGTTATTCAGACAGCGAATATGGATGGACTCCAAGCAAGAGTATTGGGTGATAGATATGCCTATTATATGCCGGTTCATTTATCCTATTTTACAAAAAAAAATCTAACCTCTCTTTTAAAATGGCAAGGATTTAGTAGAATTATTACATTTCATCCAGTTGAATTCGGTCTGTTGCCCAAGCTTTTAAAGTCAAGATATTATTTCAAATCATATACAGACTATCATAAGTGGTTTAGAATATCATTCTATCACTATATTAGCAAAATCAGGTACAGGGACTCATCAATCACAAGCTCTATGGTCATTTATGCATTCAAATAG
- a CDS encoding Sir2 family NAD-dependent protein deacetylase, which translates to MDHREIKRLIHNSNKITVLTGAGISTESGISDFRSPGGVWSQYKTVTLQEFLSDSEKRRYYWRYKSDTIPSMINAEPNPAHFALGKLDKDGRLFWLLTQNIDGLHEKGGVAEERIVNLHGTNMKAICWSCKKIFNIEDVFDQIAEFDYDPRCVDCNGYIKPNTVSFGQNLNPDHISLAEKASKECDLFMSLGSSLVVFPVCSFVEVAYHNKRPIIIINRDPTPYDKYAAYKLSDSLAEILPTLI; encoded by the coding sequence ATGGATCATAGAGAGATTAAAAGACTAATTCACAATTCAAATAAAATCACTGTACTTACTGGCGCAGGCATCTCAACTGAATCTGGCATTTCTGATTTTAGGAGTCCTGGAGGAGTATGGAGTCAATATAAGACCGTAACCCTTCAGGAATTCCTAAGCGATAGTGAAAAGCGGAGGTATTACTGGAGATACAAGAGCGATACAATTCCTTCAATGATTAATGCGGAACCAAATCCGGCTCATTTCGCATTGGGCAAGCTGGATAAGGATGGCAGATTATTCTGGCTCTTAACTCAAAATATTGATGGCCTTCACGAAAAGGGCGGGGTTGCGGAAGAAAGAATAGTAAACCTGCATGGAACTAATATGAAAGCAATCTGCTGGAGCTGTAAAAAAATATTCAATATTGAAGATGTGTTTGATCAGATTGCTGAATTCGACTATGATCCCAGGTGTGTGGATTGCAATGGGTATATTAAGCCCAATACCGTATCCTTTGGACAGAACCTGAATCCTGATCATATTTCCCTTGCGGAGAAGGCATCAAAGGAATGCGATCTCTTTATGTCGCTTGGTAGCTCATTGGTGGTGTTTCCTGTATGCTCATTCGTTGAGGTGGCTTACCATAACAAAAGACCGATAATAATCATCAATCGAGATCCAACCCCTTATGATAAATACGCGGCTTATAAATTGTCCGATTCTCTGGCAGAGATCCTTCCTACGCTAATTTGA